From one Mytilus trossulus isolate FHL-02 chromosome 10, PNRI_Mtr1.1.1.hap1, whole genome shotgun sequence genomic stretch:
- the LOC134687045 gene encoding actin-binding protein WASF2-like isoform X1 has translation MDPMPFVKRKSDPVRISQVELHKDNNIRDELECISNHTLCGIIQQLSNLNHHASDMFDDLFIETLNVVKRSNKLKDKLNEMREKYKKWNKKKIGGSLNDNENENALSQHFDQQIFSVQGRPNAIVSMYKAANLPPAISKTDQFREDGKSGLKLYTNPDFFFAHWSSQMEKKETDYSHRKTKRAERKNRRQDKGEGPRQVRRIQDKMRDKAKGAEFSTQFVQQSHGKRKKEKKKKMEGISSKQWEKQHPNQKLENVEEKDEMEESGKIHNRDENKKIVPDSSIQAGLPKENDAPPPVPMRKNSVISNHTNSALPPPPDDRYSNLPPPPPDDRYSNLPPPPPDPPNAMTNGPIQSVALPPAPHEFYQSTIDERESFYPLPPPPNESDSNEGRDSIIEPPPTLEINPQLLRTSQKLRANRISTFVFPPAMENGDNINSRKHIPPPPVFPNTSVPNAPPPPPPPPPPGLAPALNTSTTAPASVSVETTSATGMFSENSLLAMKKNLKQSKDRKTPTQSVKSNSNHMDVTTIMNRALENRRKFTEDSSSDGDDSEFSDSDCEWDE, from the exons CCTATGCCATTTGTCAAACGCAAGTCGGATCCAGTCCGAATAAGCCAGGTGGAGCTTCACAAAGATAACAATATCCGAGATGAACTGGAATGCATATCTAACCACACCCTCTGTGGAATAATACAACAGCTAAGTAATCTTAACCATCATGCCTCGGACATGTTTGACGACCTGTTTATCGAAACTTTAAATGTCGTCAAAAGATCAAACAAACTTAAAGACAAACTCAATGAAATGAGAGAAAAATATAAGAAGTGGAATAAGAAAAAGATTGGAG GTTCTTTGAAtgacaatgaaaatgaaaatgctcTTTCGCAGCATTTTGATCAGCAAATCTTTAGTGTTCAAGGCAGACCCAATGCCATAGTGTCCATGTACAAGGCAGCTAACCTTCCTCCGGCCATTTCAAAGACTGACCAATTCag AGAAGATGGGAAAAGTGGATTAAAGCTGTATACCAACCCAGACTTTTTCTTTGCTCATTGGTCTTCACAGATGGAGAAAAAGGAAACCGATTATAGCCATCGAAAGACAaag AGAGCAGAAAGAAAAAATCGTCGACAGGATAAAGGAGAAGGTCCGAGACAAGTTAGGAGAATACAAGATAAAATGAGAGACAAAGCTAAAGGCGCAGAATTTAGCACACAGTTTGTTCAACAAAGTCATGGGAAACGTaagaaggaaaaaaagaaaaagatggaAGGAATTTCTAGTAAACAATGGGAAAAACAACATCCTAACCAGAAACTTGAAAACGTCGAGGAAAAAGACGAAATGGAAGAATCAGGGAAAATACATAAtagg gatgaaaataaaaagattgtcCCAGATTCTAGTATACAGGCAGGATTGCCTAAAGAAAATGATGCACCGCCACCTGTACCTATGCGTAAAAACAGCGTCATTTCAAATCACACTAATTCGGCATTACCACCACCTCCTGATGATCGATACAGTAATTTACCGCCGCCACCTCCTGATGATCGATACAGTAATTTACCGCCGCCACCTCCTGATCCGCCTAATGCTATGACAAATGGACCTATTCAGAGTGTTGCATTGCCACCTGCTCCTCACGAATTCTATCAATCGACAATAGACGAGCGTGAATCTTTTTATCCGTTACCTCCACCACCCAATGAGTCGGACAGTAATGAAGGAAGAGACAGCATAATTGAACCTCCTCCTACACTTGAAATAAATCCACAACTGCTGAGAACCTCTCAAAAGCTCAGAGCCAATAGAATAAGTACATTTGTTTTTCCACCAGCCATGGAAAATGGCGACAATATTAACAGCAGAAAACATATCCCGCCTCCTCCTGTTTTTCCAAACACTTCCGTTCCAAACGCACCGCCACCACCACCGCCTCCGCCACCCCCGGGTCTGGCGCCTGCACTAAATACGTCGACGACAGCGCCTGCATCTGTAAGTGTTGAAACTACATCTGCAACAGGAATGTTTTCAGAAAATTCATTACTTGCAA tgaaaaagaatttaaaacagTCAAAGGACAGAAAAACACCAACACAGTCGGTCAAGTCTAATTCGAATCATATGGATGTTACCACCATAATGAACAGAGCATTAGAGAATCGCCGAAAGTTTACAGAAGACAGTTCAAGTGATGGTGATGACTCCGAATTTTCCGACAGCGATTGTGAATGGGATGAATGA
- the LOC134687045 gene encoding actin-binding protein WASF2-like isoform X2, which translates to MPFVKRKSDPVRISQVELHKDNNIRDELECISNHTLCGIIQQLSNLNHHASDMFDDLFIETLNVVKRSNKLKDKLNEMREKYKKWNKKKIGGSLNDNENENALSQHFDQQIFSVQGRPNAIVSMYKAANLPPAISKTDQFREDGKSGLKLYTNPDFFFAHWSSQMEKKETDYSHRKTKRAERKNRRQDKGEGPRQVRRIQDKMRDKAKGAEFSTQFVQQSHGKRKKEKKKKMEGISSKQWEKQHPNQKLENVEEKDEMEESGKIHNRDENKKIVPDSSIQAGLPKENDAPPPVPMRKNSVISNHTNSALPPPPDDRYSNLPPPPPDDRYSNLPPPPPDPPNAMTNGPIQSVALPPAPHEFYQSTIDERESFYPLPPPPNESDSNEGRDSIIEPPPTLEINPQLLRTSQKLRANRISTFVFPPAMENGDNINSRKHIPPPPVFPNTSVPNAPPPPPPPPPPGLAPALNTSTTAPASVSVETTSATGMFSENSLLAMKKNLKQSKDRKTPTQSVKSNSNHMDVTTIMNRALENRRKFTEDSSSDGDDSEFSDSDCEWDE; encoded by the exons ATGCCATTTGTCAAACGCAAGTCGGATCCAGTCCGAATAAGCCAGGTGGAGCTTCACAAAGATAACAATATCCGAGATGAACTGGAATGCATATCTAACCACACCCTCTGTGGAATAATACAACAGCTAAGTAATCTTAACCATCATGCCTCGGACATGTTTGACGACCTGTTTATCGAAACTTTAAATGTCGTCAAAAGATCAAACAAACTTAAAGACAAACTCAATGAAATGAGAGAAAAATATAAGAAGTGGAATAAGAAAAAGATTGGAG GTTCTTTGAAtgacaatgaaaatgaaaatgctcTTTCGCAGCATTTTGATCAGCAAATCTTTAGTGTTCAAGGCAGACCCAATGCCATAGTGTCCATGTACAAGGCAGCTAACCTTCCTCCGGCCATTTCAAAGACTGACCAATTCag AGAAGATGGGAAAAGTGGATTAAAGCTGTATACCAACCCAGACTTTTTCTTTGCTCATTGGTCTTCACAGATGGAGAAAAAGGAAACCGATTATAGCCATCGAAAGACAaag AGAGCAGAAAGAAAAAATCGTCGACAGGATAAAGGAGAAGGTCCGAGACAAGTTAGGAGAATACAAGATAAAATGAGAGACAAAGCTAAAGGCGCAGAATTTAGCACACAGTTTGTTCAACAAAGTCATGGGAAACGTaagaaggaaaaaaagaaaaagatggaAGGAATTTCTAGTAAACAATGGGAAAAACAACATCCTAACCAGAAACTTGAAAACGTCGAGGAAAAAGACGAAATGGAAGAATCAGGGAAAATACATAAtagg gatgaaaataaaaagattgtcCCAGATTCTAGTATACAGGCAGGATTGCCTAAAGAAAATGATGCACCGCCACCTGTACCTATGCGTAAAAACAGCGTCATTTCAAATCACACTAATTCGGCATTACCACCACCTCCTGATGATCGATACAGTAATTTACCGCCGCCACCTCCTGATGATCGATACAGTAATTTACCGCCGCCACCTCCTGATCCGCCTAATGCTATGACAAATGGACCTATTCAGAGTGTTGCATTGCCACCTGCTCCTCACGAATTCTATCAATCGACAATAGACGAGCGTGAATCTTTTTATCCGTTACCTCCACCACCCAATGAGTCGGACAGTAATGAAGGAAGAGACAGCATAATTGAACCTCCTCCTACACTTGAAATAAATCCACAACTGCTGAGAACCTCTCAAAAGCTCAGAGCCAATAGAATAAGTACATTTGTTTTTCCACCAGCCATGGAAAATGGCGACAATATTAACAGCAGAAAACATATCCCGCCTCCTCCTGTTTTTCCAAACACTTCCGTTCCAAACGCACCGCCACCACCACCGCCTCCGCCACCCCCGGGTCTGGCGCCTGCACTAAATACGTCGACGACAGCGCCTGCATCTGTAAGTGTTGAAACTACATCTGCAACAGGAATGTTTTCAGAAAATTCATTACTTGCAA tgaaaaagaatttaaaacagTCAAAGGACAGAAAAACACCAACACAGTCGGTCAAGTCTAATTCGAATCATATGGATGTTACCACCATAATGAACAGAGCATTAGAGAATCGCCGAAAGTTTACAGAAGACAGTTCAAGTGATGGTGATGACTCCGAATTTTCCGACAGCGATTGTGAATGGGATGAATGA